From Anopheles arabiensis isolate DONGOLA chromosome 3, AaraD3, whole genome shotgun sequence, a single genomic window includes:
- the LOC120900080 gene encoding probable nuclear hormone receptor HR3 isoform X7: protein MDDGEFLDLFSQSWNGKYHAAANRAGDEPAGIGAAAGGGTGAAAGYTNSAAVAAAATAAATAAAMAVAPKLTTRLMQPQPGSTAGGSQGLYASTKHFLAHLPPNHKQQPSAASATSAAASTASASRHAAPSPFSVPPAGAQTTDLRDTNLGPLRNTTSSSTSSNTTNTSTSAANNSSSGGSSSNTSNSHANGAQHLLGGGSSFARETREFPKLSHRLLQPLNHTLDQGPAQGGSGGSGHAAMVRQEEQDYNAFCSTLSAVASMAAASLAMEDEDLADSTTPPPQPFTSGGLLAAGLAGNGTGGGGGSAGDANGGSVEGDLGPNGELLGLNGHQHEKKTPNSIRAQIEIIPCKVCGDKSSGVHYGVITCEGCKGFFRRSQSSVVNYQCPRNKQCVVDRVNRNRCQYCRLQKCLKLGMSRDAVKFGRMSKKQREKVEDEVRFHRAQMRAQNDAAPDSSVFDTQTPSSSDQLHHGYNGNSSHSYTYSNEVGYSSPYGYSTSVTPQQTMGYDISADYVDSTTTYEPRTEGDINDVLIKTLAEAHANTNHKLEIVHEMFRKPQDVSRLLYYKNMTQEELWLDCAEKLTAMIQQIIEFAKLIPGFMRLSQDDQILLLKTGSFELAIVRMSRLMDLSTNSVLYGDIMLPQEAFYTSDSFEMKLVACIFETAKSITELKLTETELALYQSLVLLWPERNGVRGNTEIQRLFNMSMSAIRQEIEANHAPLKGDVTVLDTLLNKIPTFRELSIMHMEALQKFKQDHPQYVFPALYKELFSIDSQQDLMT from the exons ATGGATGACGGAGAATTTTTGGACCTGTTCAGTCAATCCTGGAATGGCAAATACCACGCGGCGGCCAACCGTGCAGGCGACGAACCGGCCGGCATCGGAGCGGCGGCGGGTGGCGGGACAGGTGCCGCCGCCGGCTACACCAActcggcggcggtggcagcggccGCCACCGCTGCCGCTACAGCCGCCGCCATGGCCGTCGCGCCCAAGCTCACCACGCGGCTTATGCAGCCCCAGCCCGGCTCGACGGCGGGCGGATCGCAGGGGCTGTACGCGAGCACCAAACACTTCCTTGCGCACCTGCCCCCGAACCACAAGCAGCAGCCGAGCGCTGCGAGCGCCACGAGCGCGGCGGCATCGACGGCCAGTGCTAGCCGTCACGCGGCACCGTCACCCTTCAGTGTACCCCCGGCCGGTGCCCAAACGACTGATTTACGTGATACAAACCTAGGGCCTTTAAGAAATACCACTAGCAGtagtaccagcagcaacacaaccaacaccagcaccagtgcggcaaacaacagcagcagcggtggcagcagtagcaataCCAGCAACAGTCACGCCAACGGTGCGCAGCATCTGTTGGGCGGCGGCAGTAGCTTTGCGCGTGAGACGCGCGAATTTCCCAAGCTGAGCCATCGGTTGCTGCAGCCGCTAAACCACACGCTCGACCAGGGCCCGGCCCAGGGCGGGTCCGGTGGTTCCGGCCACGCGGCGATGGTACGCCAGGAGGAACAGGACTACAACGCATTCTGCTCAACGCTGTCGGCGGTCGCGTCGATGGCGGCCGCCTCGCTGGCGATGGAGGATGAGGACCTGGCGGACAGTACGACGCCACCGCCGCAACCGTTCACCTCGGGGGGTTTGCTAGCGGCCGGGCTGGCAGGCAACGgtaccggcggtggtggtggcagcgcCGGTGACGCGAACGGTGGCAGTGTGGAAGGTGATCTCGGCCCGAACGGGGAACTGTTGGGTTTGAACGGTCATCAGCATGAGAAAAAGACTCCCAATTCAATTAGAG CTCAAATCGAGATCATACCGTGCAAGGTGTGCGGCGACAAGTCGTCCGGGGTGCATTACGGTGTGATCACCTGCGAGGGCTGCAAGGGCTTCTTCCGAAGGTCGCAGAGCTCCGTCGTCAACTATCAGTGCCCGCGTAACAAGCAGTGCGTGGTGGATCGGGTCAACCGAAATCGATGCCAGTACTGTCGACTGCAAAAGTGCCTAAAGCTGGGAATGAGTCGTGACG CTGTCAAATTCGGACGCATGTCCAAGAAGCAACGGGAGAAGGTCGAGGACGAGGTACGGTTTCACCGGGCTCAGATGCGCGCACAAAATGACGCCGCCCCGGACAGCTCCGTGTTCGACACGCAGACACCTTCCAGCAGCGATCAGTTGCATCACGGTTACAATGG AAACTCTTCCCACAGCTACACATATTCGAACGAGGTCGGCTACAGCAGCCCGTACGGCTACTCGACCTCGGTGACGCCGCAGCAAACGATGGGCTACGACATCTCGGCCGACTACGTGGATAGTACAACAACTTATGAACCAAGAA CCGAAGGTGATATCAATGACGTGCTGATAAAGACCCTTGCAGAAGCGCACGCAAACACCAACCACAAGCTAGAGATAGTGCACGAAATGTTCAGAAAACCACAG GATGTTTCCCGCTTACTCTACTACAAGAACATGACCCAGGAGGAGCTATGGTTGGACTGTGCGGAGAAGCTAACGGCCATGATCCAGCAGATCATTGAGTTCGCCAAGCTGATACCGGGCTTCATGCGGTTAAGTCAAGACGATCAG ATTTTGCTCCTCAAAACGGGCTCGTTCGAGCTGGCAATCGTGCGCATGTCTCGACTGATGGATCTCTCAACCAACTCCGTGCTGTACGGTGACATTATGCTGCCGCAGGAAGCCTTCTACACGTCCGACTCGTTCGAGATGAAGCTGGTCGCGTGCATATTCGAGACGGCGAAAAGTATTACGGAGCTGAAACTGACCGAAACGGAGCTGGCGCTCTATCAAAGTCTGGTGCTACTGTGGCCTG AACGAAATGGCGTACGAGGAAACACGGAAATCCAGCGGCTGTTTAATATGAGCATGTCCGCGATCCGGCAGGAGATTGAAGCGAACCATGCACCGCTCAAAGGCGACGTGACGGTGCTCGATACGTTGCTCAACAAAATCCCCACCTTCCG TGAGCTCTCGATCATGCACATGGAGGCGTTACAGAAGTTCAAACAGGATCACCCGCAGTACGTTTTCCCGGCACTCTACAAGGAACTGTTCTCGATCGATTCGCAGCAGGACCTGATGACATAA
- the LOC120900080 gene encoding sericin 1 isoform X1, which yields MDDGEFLDLFSQSWNGKYHAAANRAGDEPAGIGAAAGGGTGAAAGYTNSAAVAAAATAAATAAAMAVAPKLTTRLMQPQPGSTAGGSQGLYASTKHFLAHLPPNHKQQPSAASATSAAASTASASRHAAPSPFSVPPAGAQTTDLRDTNLGPLRNTTSSSTSSNTTNTSTSAANNSSSGGSSSNTSNSHANGAQHLLGGGSSFARETREFPKLSHRLLQPLNHTLDQGPAQGGSGGSGHAAMVRQEEQDYNAFCSTLSAVASMAAASLAMEDEDLADSTTPPPQPFTSGGLLAAGLAGNGTGGGGGSAGDANGGSVEGDLGPNGELLGLNGHQHEKKTPNSIRAQIEIIPCKVCGDKSSGVHYGVITCEGCKGFFRRSQSSVVNYQCPRNKQCVVDRVNRNRCQYCRLQKCLKLGMSRDAVKFGRMSKKQREKVEDEVRFHRAQMRAQNDAAPDSSVFDTQTPSSSDQLHHGYNGNSSHSYTYSNEVGYSSPYGYSTSVTPQQTMGYDISADYVDSTTTYEPRSTMIDSDFISGHNKDGSPEQNRAITLNDIRLARVQQTTATTTTGVGQGGSDVIADGVNDGGGGGPRGLTPQQQQQQQQQQAHQPAQTATHTLPPQQQPQPAAALANHQTTGNGNTTTSNSTIITIKQEQLTNVDSLVGSFVDSTTFLPSPPASQQQQQQQQQHPHHQHQQLGSAAQMVTSNGVGGLAGVPTATAVVAVAATTVPTPVTGSDVTGSSIRRNDCCQTAVAPGGTGSDGIAHSAQAHHHHHQNTPVSFGEDDSSCDSHTRWAEGDINDVLIKTLAEAHANTNHKLEIVHEMFRKPQDVSRLLYYKNMTQEELWLDCAEKLTAMIQQIIEFAKLIPGFMRLSQDDQILLLKTGSFELAIVRMSRLMDLSTNSVLYGDIMLPQEAFYTSDSFEMKLVACIFETAKSITELKLTETELALYQSLVLLWPERNGVRGNTEIQRLFNMSMSAIRQEIEANHAPLKGDVTVLDTLLNKIPTFRELSIMHMEALQKFKQDHPQYVFPALYKELFSIDSQQDLMT from the exons ATGGATGACGGAGAATTTTTGGACCTGTTCAGTCAATCCTGGAATGGCAAATACCACGCGGCGGCCAACCGTGCAGGCGACGAACCGGCCGGCATCGGAGCGGCGGCGGGTGGCGGGACAGGTGCCGCCGCCGGCTACACCAActcggcggcggtggcagcggccGCCACCGCTGCCGCTACAGCCGCCGCCATGGCCGTCGCGCCCAAGCTCACCACGCGGCTTATGCAGCCCCAGCCCGGCTCGACGGCGGGCGGATCGCAGGGGCTGTACGCGAGCACCAAACACTTCCTTGCGCACCTGCCCCCGAACCACAAGCAGCAGCCGAGCGCTGCGAGCGCCACGAGCGCGGCGGCATCGACGGCCAGTGCTAGCCGTCACGCGGCACCGTCACCCTTCAGTGTACCCCCGGCCGGTGCCCAAACGACTGATTTACGTGATACAAACCTAGGGCCTTTAAGAAATACCACTAGCAGtagtaccagcagcaacacaaccaacaccagcaccagtgcggcaaacaacagcagcagcggtggcagcagtagcaataCCAGCAACAGTCACGCCAACGGTGCGCAGCATCTGTTGGGCGGCGGCAGTAGCTTTGCGCGTGAGACGCGCGAATTTCCCAAGCTGAGCCATCGGTTGCTGCAGCCGCTAAACCACACGCTCGACCAGGGCCCGGCCCAGGGCGGGTCCGGTGGTTCCGGCCACGCGGCGATGGTACGCCAGGAGGAACAGGACTACAACGCATTCTGCTCAACGCTGTCGGCGGTCGCGTCGATGGCGGCCGCCTCGCTGGCGATGGAGGATGAGGACCTGGCGGACAGTACGACGCCACCGCCGCAACCGTTCACCTCGGGGGGTTTGCTAGCGGCCGGGCTGGCAGGCAACGgtaccggcggtggtggtggcagcgcCGGTGACGCGAACGGTGGCAGTGTGGAAGGTGATCTCGGCCCGAACGGGGAACTGTTGGGTTTGAACGGTCATCAGCATGAGAAAAAGACTCCCAATTCAATTAGAG CTCAAATCGAGATCATACCGTGCAAGGTGTGCGGCGACAAGTCGTCCGGGGTGCATTACGGTGTGATCACCTGCGAGGGCTGCAAGGGCTTCTTCCGAAGGTCGCAGAGCTCCGTCGTCAACTATCAGTGCCCGCGTAACAAGCAGTGCGTGGTGGATCGGGTCAACCGAAATCGATGCCAGTACTGTCGACTGCAAAAGTGCCTAAAGCTGGGAATGAGTCGTGACG CTGTCAAATTCGGACGCATGTCCAAGAAGCAACGGGAGAAGGTCGAGGACGAGGTACGGTTTCACCGGGCTCAGATGCGCGCACAAAATGACGCCGCCCCGGACAGCTCCGTGTTCGACACGCAGACACCTTCCAGCAGCGATCAGTTGCATCACGGTTACAATGG AAACTCTTCCCACAGCTACACATATTCGAACGAGGTCGGCTACAGCAGCCCGTACGGCTACTCGACCTCGGTGACGCCGCAGCAAACGATGGGCTACGACATCTCGGCCGACTACGTGGATAGTACAACAACTTATGAACCAAGAAGTACGATGATAGACTCAGATTTCATAAGTGGACACA ACAAGGATGGCTCGCCGGAACAGAACCGAGCGATCACGCTCAACGATATCCGGTTGGCGCGCGTACAGCAAACGACCGCCACCACGACGACCGGTGTCGGGCAGGGCGGTAGTGATGTGATCGCCGACGGTGtcaatgatggtggtggtggtggtccccGAGGTTTGacaccccagcagcagcagcagcagcagcagcagcaagcgcatCAACCGGCACAAACGGCCACGCATACGCTCCCACCACAGCAACAGCCGCAGCCGGCTGCGGCACTGGCAAACCATCAAACCACCGGCAACGGCAACACCACTACCAGCAATAGTACAATTATCACCATCAAGCAGGAGCAGCTTACCAACGTTGATAGCCTTGTTGGTAGCTTTGTCGATTCAACAACCTTCTTGCCATCGCCACCGGCtagccaacagcagcagcagcagcagcagcaacatccaCACCATCAGCACCAACAGCTGGGCAGTGCGGCACAGATGGTGACGTCCAATGGGGTCGGCGGTCTGGCCGGTGTACCGACGGCGACGGCCGTGGTGGCAGTGGCCGCAACCACCGTCCCAACGCCCGTCACTGGATCAG ATGTCACTGGTAGTAGCATTAGACGGAACGACTGCTGCCAGACTGCGGTCGCACCGGGTGGTACCGGGTCGGATGGTATTGCGCACTCTGCACAGgctcaccatcaccatcaccagaaCACGCCGGTCTCGTTCGGCGAGGATGATAGCTCCTGCGATTCGCACACACGATGGG CCGAAGGTGATATCAATGACGTGCTGATAAAGACCCTTGCAGAAGCGCACGCAAACACCAACCACAAGCTAGAGATAGTGCACGAAATGTTCAGAAAACCACAG GATGTTTCCCGCTTACTCTACTACAAGAACATGACCCAGGAGGAGCTATGGTTGGACTGTGCGGAGAAGCTAACGGCCATGATCCAGCAGATCATTGAGTTCGCCAAGCTGATACCGGGCTTCATGCGGTTAAGTCAAGACGATCAG ATTTTGCTCCTCAAAACGGGCTCGTTCGAGCTGGCAATCGTGCGCATGTCTCGACTGATGGATCTCTCAACCAACTCCGTGCTGTACGGTGACATTATGCTGCCGCAGGAAGCCTTCTACACGTCCGACTCGTTCGAGATGAAGCTGGTCGCGTGCATATTCGAGACGGCGAAAAGTATTACGGAGCTGAAACTGACCGAAACGGAGCTGGCGCTCTATCAAAGTCTGGTGCTACTGTGGCCTG AACGAAATGGCGTACGAGGAAACACGGAAATCCAGCGGCTGTTTAATATGAGCATGTCCGCGATCCGGCAGGAGATTGAAGCGAACCATGCACCGCTCAAAGGCGACGTGACGGTGCTCGATACGTTGCTCAACAAAATCCCCACCTTCCG TGAGCTCTCGATCATGCACATGGAGGCGTTACAGAAGTTCAAACAGGATCACCCGCAGTACGTTTTCCCGGCACTCTACAAGGAACTGTTCTCGATCGATTCGCAGCAGGACCTGATGACATAA
- the LOC120900080 gene encoding probable nuclear hormone receptor HR3 isoform X4, whose translation MDDGEFLDLFSQSWNGKYHAAANRAGDEPAGIGAAAGGGTGAAAGYTNSAAVAAAATAAATAAAMAVAPKLTTRLMQPQPGSTAGGSQGLYASTKHFLAHLPPNHKQQPSAASATSAAASTASASRHAAPSPFSVPPAGAQTTDLRDTNLGPLRNTTSSSTSSNTTNTSTSAANNSSSGGSSSNTSNSHANGAQHLLGGGSSFARETREFPKLSHRLLQPLNHTLDQGPAQGGSGGSGHAAMVRQEEQDYNAFCSTLSAVASMAAASLAMEDEDLADSTTPPPQPFTSGGLLAAGLAGNGTGGGGGSAGDANGGSVEGDLGPNGELLGLNGHQHEKKTPNSIRAQIEIIPCKVCGDKSSGVHYGVITCEGCKGFFRRSQSSVVNYQCPRNKQCVVDRVNRNRCQYCRLQKCLKLGMSRDAVKFGRMSKKQREKVEDEVRFHRAQMRAQNDAAPDSSVFDTQTPSSSDQLHHGYNGNSSHSYTYSNEVGYSSPYGYSTSVTPQQTMGYDISADYVDSTTTYEPRSTMIDSDFISGHNVTGSSIRRNDCCQTAVAPGGTGSDGIAHSAQAHHHHHQNTPVSFGEDDSSCDSHTRWAEGDINDVLIKTLAEAHANTNHKLEIVHEMFRKPQDVSRLLYYKNMTQEELWLDCAEKLTAMIQQIIEFAKLIPGFMRLSQDDQILLLKTGSFELAIVRMSRLMDLSTNSVLYGDIMLPQEAFYTSDSFEMKLVACIFETAKSITELKLTETELALYQSLVLLWPERNGVRGNTEIQRLFNMSMSAIRQEIEANHAPLKGDVTVLDTLLNKIPTFRELSIMHMEALQKFKQDHPQYVFPALYKELFSIDSQQDLMT comes from the exons ATGGATGACGGAGAATTTTTGGACCTGTTCAGTCAATCCTGGAATGGCAAATACCACGCGGCGGCCAACCGTGCAGGCGACGAACCGGCCGGCATCGGAGCGGCGGCGGGTGGCGGGACAGGTGCCGCCGCCGGCTACACCAActcggcggcggtggcagcggccGCCACCGCTGCCGCTACAGCCGCCGCCATGGCCGTCGCGCCCAAGCTCACCACGCGGCTTATGCAGCCCCAGCCCGGCTCGACGGCGGGCGGATCGCAGGGGCTGTACGCGAGCACCAAACACTTCCTTGCGCACCTGCCCCCGAACCACAAGCAGCAGCCGAGCGCTGCGAGCGCCACGAGCGCGGCGGCATCGACGGCCAGTGCTAGCCGTCACGCGGCACCGTCACCCTTCAGTGTACCCCCGGCCGGTGCCCAAACGACTGATTTACGTGATACAAACCTAGGGCCTTTAAGAAATACCACTAGCAGtagtaccagcagcaacacaaccaacaccagcaccagtgcggcaaacaacagcagcagcggtggcagcagtagcaataCCAGCAACAGTCACGCCAACGGTGCGCAGCATCTGTTGGGCGGCGGCAGTAGCTTTGCGCGTGAGACGCGCGAATTTCCCAAGCTGAGCCATCGGTTGCTGCAGCCGCTAAACCACACGCTCGACCAGGGCCCGGCCCAGGGCGGGTCCGGTGGTTCCGGCCACGCGGCGATGGTACGCCAGGAGGAACAGGACTACAACGCATTCTGCTCAACGCTGTCGGCGGTCGCGTCGATGGCGGCCGCCTCGCTGGCGATGGAGGATGAGGACCTGGCGGACAGTACGACGCCACCGCCGCAACCGTTCACCTCGGGGGGTTTGCTAGCGGCCGGGCTGGCAGGCAACGgtaccggcggtggtggtggcagcgcCGGTGACGCGAACGGTGGCAGTGTGGAAGGTGATCTCGGCCCGAACGGGGAACTGTTGGGTTTGAACGGTCATCAGCATGAGAAAAAGACTCCCAATTCAATTAGAG CTCAAATCGAGATCATACCGTGCAAGGTGTGCGGCGACAAGTCGTCCGGGGTGCATTACGGTGTGATCACCTGCGAGGGCTGCAAGGGCTTCTTCCGAAGGTCGCAGAGCTCCGTCGTCAACTATCAGTGCCCGCGTAACAAGCAGTGCGTGGTGGATCGGGTCAACCGAAATCGATGCCAGTACTGTCGACTGCAAAAGTGCCTAAAGCTGGGAATGAGTCGTGACG CTGTCAAATTCGGACGCATGTCCAAGAAGCAACGGGAGAAGGTCGAGGACGAGGTACGGTTTCACCGGGCTCAGATGCGCGCACAAAATGACGCCGCCCCGGACAGCTCCGTGTTCGACACGCAGACACCTTCCAGCAGCGATCAGTTGCATCACGGTTACAATGG AAACTCTTCCCACAGCTACACATATTCGAACGAGGTCGGCTACAGCAGCCCGTACGGCTACTCGACCTCGGTGACGCCGCAGCAAACGATGGGCTACGACATCTCGGCCGACTACGTGGATAGTACAACAACTTATGAACCAAGAAGTACGATGATAGACTCAGATTTCATAAGTGGACACA ATGTCACTGGTAGTAGCATTAGACGGAACGACTGCTGCCAGACTGCGGTCGCACCGGGTGGTACCGGGTCGGATGGTATTGCGCACTCTGCACAGgctcaccatcaccatcaccagaaCACGCCGGTCTCGTTCGGCGAGGATGATAGCTCCTGCGATTCGCACACACGATGGG CCGAAGGTGATATCAATGACGTGCTGATAAAGACCCTTGCAGAAGCGCACGCAAACACCAACCACAAGCTAGAGATAGTGCACGAAATGTTCAGAAAACCACAG GATGTTTCCCGCTTACTCTACTACAAGAACATGACCCAGGAGGAGCTATGGTTGGACTGTGCGGAGAAGCTAACGGCCATGATCCAGCAGATCATTGAGTTCGCCAAGCTGATACCGGGCTTCATGCGGTTAAGTCAAGACGATCAG ATTTTGCTCCTCAAAACGGGCTCGTTCGAGCTGGCAATCGTGCGCATGTCTCGACTGATGGATCTCTCAACCAACTCCGTGCTGTACGGTGACATTATGCTGCCGCAGGAAGCCTTCTACACGTCCGACTCGTTCGAGATGAAGCTGGTCGCGTGCATATTCGAGACGGCGAAAAGTATTACGGAGCTGAAACTGACCGAAACGGAGCTGGCGCTCTATCAAAGTCTGGTGCTACTGTGGCCTG AACGAAATGGCGTACGAGGAAACACGGAAATCCAGCGGCTGTTTAATATGAGCATGTCCGCGATCCGGCAGGAGATTGAAGCGAACCATGCACCGCTCAAAGGCGACGTGACGGTGCTCGATACGTTGCTCAACAAAATCCCCACCTTCCG TGAGCTCTCGATCATGCACATGGAGGCGTTACAGAAGTTCAAACAGGATCACCCGCAGTACGTTTTCCCGGCACTCTACAAGGAACTGTTCTCGATCGATTCGCAGCAGGACCTGATGACATAA
- the LOC120900080 gene encoding probable nuclear hormone receptor HR3 isoform X5, translated as MDDGEFLDLFSQSWNGKYHAAANRAGDEPAGIGAAAGGGTGAAAGYTNSAAVAAAATAAATAAAMAVAPKLTTRLMQPQPGSTAGGSQGLYASTKHFLAHLPPNHKQQPSAASATSAAASTASASRHAAPSPFSVPPAGAQTTDLRDTNLGPLRNTTSSSTSSNTTNTSTSAANNSSSGGSSSNTSNSHANGAQHLLGGGSSFARETREFPKLSHRLLQPLNHTLDQGPAQGGSGGSGHAAMVRQEEQDYNAFCSTLSAVASMAAASLAMEDEDLADSTTPPPQPFTSGGLLAAGLAGNGTGGGGGSAGDANGGSVEGDLGPNGELLGLNGHQHEKKTPNSIRAQIEIIPCKVCGDKSSGVHYGVITCEGCKGFFRRSQSSVVNYQCPRNKQCVVDRVNRNRCQYCRLQKCLKLGMSRDAVKFGRMSKKQREKVEDEVRFHRAQMRAQNDAAPDSSVFDTQTPSSSDQLHHGYNGNSSHSYTYSNEVGYSSPYGYSTSVTPQQTMGYDISADYVDSTTTYEPRSTMIDSDFISGHTEGDINDVLIKTLAEAHANTNHKLEIVHEMFRKPQDVSRLLYYKNMTQEELWLDCAEKLTAMIQQIIEFAKLIPGFMRLSQDDQILLLKTGSFELAIVRMSRLMDLSTNSVLYGDIMLPQEAFYTSDSFEMKLVACIFETAKSITELKLTETELALYQSLVLLWPERNGVRGNTEIQRLFNMSMSAIRQEIEANHAPLKGDVTVLDTLLNKIPTFRELSIMHMEALQKFKQDHPQYVFPALYKELFSIDSQQDLMT; from the exons ATGGATGACGGAGAATTTTTGGACCTGTTCAGTCAATCCTGGAATGGCAAATACCACGCGGCGGCCAACCGTGCAGGCGACGAACCGGCCGGCATCGGAGCGGCGGCGGGTGGCGGGACAGGTGCCGCCGCCGGCTACACCAActcggcggcggtggcagcggccGCCACCGCTGCCGCTACAGCCGCCGCCATGGCCGTCGCGCCCAAGCTCACCACGCGGCTTATGCAGCCCCAGCCCGGCTCGACGGCGGGCGGATCGCAGGGGCTGTACGCGAGCACCAAACACTTCCTTGCGCACCTGCCCCCGAACCACAAGCAGCAGCCGAGCGCTGCGAGCGCCACGAGCGCGGCGGCATCGACGGCCAGTGCTAGCCGTCACGCGGCACCGTCACCCTTCAGTGTACCCCCGGCCGGTGCCCAAACGACTGATTTACGTGATACAAACCTAGGGCCTTTAAGAAATACCACTAGCAGtagtaccagcagcaacacaaccaacaccagcaccagtgcggcaaacaacagcagcagcggtggcagcagtagcaataCCAGCAACAGTCACGCCAACGGTGCGCAGCATCTGTTGGGCGGCGGCAGTAGCTTTGCGCGTGAGACGCGCGAATTTCCCAAGCTGAGCCATCGGTTGCTGCAGCCGCTAAACCACACGCTCGACCAGGGCCCGGCCCAGGGCGGGTCCGGTGGTTCCGGCCACGCGGCGATGGTACGCCAGGAGGAACAGGACTACAACGCATTCTGCTCAACGCTGTCGGCGGTCGCGTCGATGGCGGCCGCCTCGCTGGCGATGGAGGATGAGGACCTGGCGGACAGTACGACGCCACCGCCGCAACCGTTCACCTCGGGGGGTTTGCTAGCGGCCGGGCTGGCAGGCAACGgtaccggcggtggtggtggcagcgcCGGTGACGCGAACGGTGGCAGTGTGGAAGGTGATCTCGGCCCGAACGGGGAACTGTTGGGTTTGAACGGTCATCAGCATGAGAAAAAGACTCCCAATTCAATTAGAG CTCAAATCGAGATCATACCGTGCAAGGTGTGCGGCGACAAGTCGTCCGGGGTGCATTACGGTGTGATCACCTGCGAGGGCTGCAAGGGCTTCTTCCGAAGGTCGCAGAGCTCCGTCGTCAACTATCAGTGCCCGCGTAACAAGCAGTGCGTGGTGGATCGGGTCAACCGAAATCGATGCCAGTACTGTCGACTGCAAAAGTGCCTAAAGCTGGGAATGAGTCGTGACG CTGTCAAATTCGGACGCATGTCCAAGAAGCAACGGGAGAAGGTCGAGGACGAGGTACGGTTTCACCGGGCTCAGATGCGCGCACAAAATGACGCCGCCCCGGACAGCTCCGTGTTCGACACGCAGACACCTTCCAGCAGCGATCAGTTGCATCACGGTTACAATGG AAACTCTTCCCACAGCTACACATATTCGAACGAGGTCGGCTACAGCAGCCCGTACGGCTACTCGACCTCGGTGACGCCGCAGCAAACGATGGGCTACGACATCTCGGCCGACTACGTGGATAGTACAACAACTTATGAACCAAGAAGTACGATGATAGACTCAGATTTCATAAGTGGACACA CCGAAGGTGATATCAATGACGTGCTGATAAAGACCCTTGCAGAAGCGCACGCAAACACCAACCACAAGCTAGAGATAGTGCACGAAATGTTCAGAAAACCACAG GATGTTTCCCGCTTACTCTACTACAAGAACATGACCCAGGAGGAGCTATGGTTGGACTGTGCGGAGAAGCTAACGGCCATGATCCAGCAGATCATTGAGTTCGCCAAGCTGATACCGGGCTTCATGCGGTTAAGTCAAGACGATCAG ATTTTGCTCCTCAAAACGGGCTCGTTCGAGCTGGCAATCGTGCGCATGTCTCGACTGATGGATCTCTCAACCAACTCCGTGCTGTACGGTGACATTATGCTGCCGCAGGAAGCCTTCTACACGTCCGACTCGTTCGAGATGAAGCTGGTCGCGTGCATATTCGAGACGGCGAAAAGTATTACGGAGCTGAAACTGACCGAAACGGAGCTGGCGCTCTATCAAAGTCTGGTGCTACTGTGGCCTG AACGAAATGGCGTACGAGGAAACACGGAAATCCAGCGGCTGTTTAATATGAGCATGTCCGCGATCCGGCAGGAGATTGAAGCGAACCATGCACCGCTCAAAGGCGACGTGACGGTGCTCGATACGTTGCTCAACAAAATCCCCACCTTCCG TGAGCTCTCGATCATGCACATGGAGGCGTTACAGAAGTTCAAACAGGATCACCCGCAGTACGTTTTCCCGGCACTCTACAAGGAACTGTTCTCGATCGATTCGCAGCAGGACCTGATGACATAA